Proteins from a genomic interval of Nematostella vectensis chromosome 5, jaNemVect1.1, whole genome shotgun sequence:
- the LOC125563224 gene encoding uncharacterized protein LOC125563224 isoform X3 — MVSFALHFNERVEPEEIDHKKIQRALKNAKGCSRSIKDILSYSSDVIGNAGGNVITLRFSGDGRKTTKKLGSVMTTFCFPAENSVKRSPEREYCISIYDGKESYDILKATLRGVFDEMKALGRTGILVNGLEYTIDWVMCADWKFMACILGINSPCALYFCIWCECSKRMIRDFSIPQWPITRTLNQCRARVGCPNAKGVQCLPLVDIEFTKVIPDTLHLKLRIMGKLLNQVACWAIEQNVKKAMEEAIEALGVRFCFYDVQDDSGKTTTKWSSLDCDDLETIIRGLDIHAFLGDMENKSITSLDCLTKAQLVEECRKFHLRSTGTKDFLRATLKDHLDRNNIVFEPSSTPTCEKTVLSISELTQVWKSLMVLTDALGANPGDEAYLRADAFQEKARQWGTKFRKATFDEDVIPYIHVLVYHVPQFLEIHGTIHQFNCQTVEKKNHMQNKTFHRGSQKGGKNSNYTVQSRVILGCTKLELIEQCMSNQPQFLILGAKNGKLFSCYLTTVGVPSIHG; from the exons ATGGTCAGTTTTGCCCTACATTTCAATGAGAGGGTTGAGCCTGAGGAGATTGACCATAAAAAGATCCAAAGAGCTCTCAAG AATGCAAAAGGATGTTCAAGATCCATCAAGGACATTCTAAGTTATAGTTCAGATGTCATTGGAAATGCAGGGGGCAATGTTATAACCCTTCGGTTTTCTGGTGATGGTAGAAAAACCACCAAAAAACTCGGGAGTGTTATGACAACCTTCTGCTTTCCAGCAGAAAACTCTGTTAAAAGAAGCCCAGAAAGGGAATACTGTATATCTATATATGATG gCAAGGAGTCATATGACATCCTAAAGGCGACCTTGAGAGGGGTTTTTGATGAGATGAAGGCCCTAGGGAGAACTGGCATTCTTGTTAATGGCCTTGAATACACTATTGATTG GGTGATGTGTGCTGACTGGAAGTTCATGGCGTGTATTCTCGGAATTAATAGTCCCTGTGCCTTGTACTTCTGCATTTGGTGCGAATGCAGCAAAAGGATGATCAGAGACTTTTCTA TCCCACAATGGCCCATAACCAGAACCTTAAACCAGTGCCGTGCACGTGTTGGGTGTCCAAATGCCAAGGGAGTTCAATGTTTACCTCTCGTGGACATTGAATTTACCAAGGTCATACCCGACACCCTGCACCTCAAATTGAGGATCATGGGAAAACTTCTCAACCAG GTTGCTTGCTGGGCTATAGAGCAGAATGTTAAAAAAGCCATGGAAGAAGCAATAGAAGCTTtgg GTGTGAGGTTTTGTTTCTATGATGTCCAGGATGACAGTGGCAAAACCACAACCAAGTGGAGCTCTTTGGATT GTGATGATTTGGAAACTATCATTAGGGGGCTTGATATCCATGCCTTCCTAGGAGACATGGAGAACAAGTCCATCACCAGCCTTGACTGTCTGACCAAAGCCCAGCTAGTGGAGGAATGTAGGAAGTTCCATCTGAGGTCGACAGGCACCAAGGACTTCCTACGTGCCACACTCAAGGATCATCTTGACCGCAACAACATAGTGTTTGAg CCATCGTCCACTCCCACTTGTGAGAAAACAGTTCTTAGCATATCAGAGCTGACACAAGTGTGGAAAAGTTTGATGGTCCTCACTGATGCTCTTGGGGCAAATCCTGGAGATGAAGCATATCTTCGAGCAGATGCTTTTCAAGAAAAGGCCCGCCAATGGGGAACCAAATTTAGAAAGGCCACATTTGATGAG GATGTAATTCCATATATACATG TTCTTGTTTATCATGTCCCCCAATTTTTGGAGATTCATGGCACGATCCACCAGTTCAATTGCCAGACAGTGGAAAAGAAAAACCACATGCAGAACAAGACATTCCACAGGGGTAGCCAGAAAGGGGGGAAAAATAGCAACTACACTGTACAG TCCCGTGTCATTCTCGGGTGTACGAAATTGGAGCTCATCGAACAGTGCATGTCGAATCAGCCACAATTCCTTATCCTCGGAGCAAAGAATGGGAAGCTTTTCTCTTGCTACCTCACTACTGTCGGGGTTCCCAGCATTCACGGCTAA
- the LOC125563224 gene encoding uncharacterized protein LOC125563224 isoform X2, translating into MVSFALHFNERVEPEEIDHKKIQRALKAKDDGDVSDSAYHELKMVAGSSLPSLYGIQKERKAQNAIIPITEFEGNAKGCSRSIKDILSYSSDVIGNAGGNVITLRFSGDGRKTTKKLGSVMTTFCFPAENSVKRSPEREYCISIYDGKESYDILKATLRGVFDEMKALGRTGILVNGLEYTIDWVMCADWKFMACILGINSPCALYFCIWCECSKRMIRDFSIPQWPITRTLNQCRARVGCPNAKGVQCLPLVDIEFTKVIPDTLHLKLRIMGKLLNQVACWAIEQNVKKAMEEAIEALGVRFCFYDVQDDSGKTTTKWSSLDCDDLETIIRGLDIHAFLGDMENKSITSLDCLTKAQLVEECRKFHLRSTGTKDFLRATLKDHLDRNNIVFEPSSTPTCEKTVLSISELTQVWKSLMVLTDALGANPGDEAYLRADAFQEKARQWGTKFRKATFDEDVIPYIHVLVYHVPQFLEIHGTIHQFNCQTVEKKNHMQNKTFHRGSQKGGKNSNYTVQIMERENRKLFSRENNLERVKRKYQKQ; encoded by the exons ATGGTCAGTTTTGCCCTACATTTCAATGAGAGGGTTGAGCCTGAGGAGATTGACCATAAAAAGATCCAAAGAGCTCTCAAG gccaaagatgatggtgatgtttctGACTCAGCATACCATGAGCTAAAGATGGTAGCTGGGTCCAGCTTGCCATCACTGTATGGGATacagaaagagagaaaagCTCAAAATGCAATCATTCCTATTACAGAATTTGAAGGG AATGCAAAAGGATGTTCAAGATCCATCAAGGACATTCTAAGTTATAGTTCAGATGTCATTGGAAATGCAGGGGGCAATGTTATAACCCTTCGGTTTTCTGGTGATGGTAGAAAAACCACCAAAAAACTCGGGAGTGTTATGACAACCTTCTGCTTTCCAGCAGAAAACTCTGTTAAAAGAAGCCCAGAAAGGGAATACTGTATATCTATATATGATG gCAAGGAGTCATATGACATCCTAAAGGCGACCTTGAGAGGGGTTTTTGATGAGATGAAGGCCCTAGGGAGAACTGGCATTCTTGTTAATGGCCTTGAATACACTATTGATTG GGTGATGTGTGCTGACTGGAAGTTCATGGCGTGTATTCTCGGAATTAATAGTCCCTGTGCCTTGTACTTCTGCATTTGGTGCGAATGCAGCAAAAGGATGATCAGAGACTTTTCTA TCCCACAATGGCCCATAACCAGAACCTTAAACCAGTGCCGTGCACGTGTTGGGTGTCCAAATGCCAAGGGAGTTCAATGTTTACCTCTCGTGGACATTGAATTTACCAAGGTCATACCCGACACCCTGCACCTCAAATTGAGGATCATGGGAAAACTTCTCAACCAG GTTGCTTGCTGGGCTATAGAGCAGAATGTTAAAAAAGCCATGGAAGAAGCAATAGAAGCTTtgg GTGTGAGGTTTTGTTTCTATGATGTCCAGGATGACAGTGGCAAAACCACAACCAAGTGGAGCTCTTTGGATT GTGATGATTTGGAAACTATCATTAGGGGGCTTGATATCCATGCCTTCCTAGGAGACATGGAGAACAAGTCCATCACCAGCCTTGACTGTCTGACCAAAGCCCAGCTAGTGGAGGAATGTAGGAAGTTCCATCTGAGGTCGACAGGCACCAAGGACTTCCTACGTGCCACACTCAAGGATCATCTTGACCGCAACAACATAGTGTTTGAg CCATCGTCCACTCCCACTTGTGAGAAAACAGTTCTTAGCATATCAGAGCTGACACAAGTGTGGAAAAGTTTGATGGTCCTCACTGATGCTCTTGGGGCAAATCCTGGAGATGAAGCATATCTTCGAGCAGATGCTTTTCAAGAAAAGGCCCGCCAATGGGGAACCAAATTTAGAAAGGCCACATTTGATGAG GATGTAATTCCATATATACATG TTCTTGTTTATCATGTCCCCCAATTTTTGGAGATTCATGGCACGATCCACCAGTTCAATTGCCAGACAGTGGAAAAGAAAAACCACATGCAGAACAAGACATTCCACAGGGGTAGCCAGAAAGGGGGGAAAAATAGCAACTACACTGTACAG ATCATGGAGAGggaaaacagaaaactgtTCAGTAGGGAAAATAATTTGGAAAGGGTCAagagaaaatatcaaaagcagtga
- the LOC125563224 gene encoding uncharacterized protein LOC125563224 isoform X1 has product MVSFALHFNERVEPEEIDHKKIQRALKAKDDGDVSDSAYHELKMVAGSSLPSLYGIQKERKAQNAIIPITEFEGNAKGCSRSIKDILSYSSDVIGNAGGNVITLRFSGDGRKTTKKLGSVMTTFCFPAENSVKRSPEREYCISIYDGKESYDILKATLRGVFDEMKALGRTGILVNGLEYTIDWVMCADWKFMACILGINSPCALYFCIWCECSKRMIRDFSIPQWPITRTLNQCRARVGCPNAKGVQCLPLVDIEFTKVIPDTLHLKLRIMGKLLNQVACWAIEQNVKKAMEEAIEALGVRFCFYDVQDDSGKTTTKWSSLDCDDLETIIRGLDIHAFLGDMENKSITSLDCLTKAQLVEECRKFHLRSTGTKDFLRATLKDHLDRNNIVFEPSSTPTCEKTVLSISELTQVWKSLMVLTDALGANPGDEAYLRADAFQEKARQWGTKFRKATFDEDVIPYIHVLVYHVPQFLEIHGTIHQFNCQTVEKKNHMQNKTFHRGSQKGGKNSNYTVQSRVILGCTKLELIEQCMSNQPQFLILGAKNGKLFSCYLTTVGVPSIHG; this is encoded by the exons ATGGTCAGTTTTGCCCTACATTTCAATGAGAGGGTTGAGCCTGAGGAGATTGACCATAAAAAGATCCAAAGAGCTCTCAAG gccaaagatgatggtgatgtttctGACTCAGCATACCATGAGCTAAAGATGGTAGCTGGGTCCAGCTTGCCATCACTGTATGGGATacagaaagagagaaaagCTCAAAATGCAATCATTCCTATTACAGAATTTGAAGGG AATGCAAAAGGATGTTCAAGATCCATCAAGGACATTCTAAGTTATAGTTCAGATGTCATTGGAAATGCAGGGGGCAATGTTATAACCCTTCGGTTTTCTGGTGATGGTAGAAAAACCACCAAAAAACTCGGGAGTGTTATGACAACCTTCTGCTTTCCAGCAGAAAACTCTGTTAAAAGAAGCCCAGAAAGGGAATACTGTATATCTATATATGATG gCAAGGAGTCATATGACATCCTAAAGGCGACCTTGAGAGGGGTTTTTGATGAGATGAAGGCCCTAGGGAGAACTGGCATTCTTGTTAATGGCCTTGAATACACTATTGATTG GGTGATGTGTGCTGACTGGAAGTTCATGGCGTGTATTCTCGGAATTAATAGTCCCTGTGCCTTGTACTTCTGCATTTGGTGCGAATGCAGCAAAAGGATGATCAGAGACTTTTCTA TCCCACAATGGCCCATAACCAGAACCTTAAACCAGTGCCGTGCACGTGTTGGGTGTCCAAATGCCAAGGGAGTTCAATGTTTACCTCTCGTGGACATTGAATTTACCAAGGTCATACCCGACACCCTGCACCTCAAATTGAGGATCATGGGAAAACTTCTCAACCAG GTTGCTTGCTGGGCTATAGAGCAGAATGTTAAAAAAGCCATGGAAGAAGCAATAGAAGCTTtgg GTGTGAGGTTTTGTTTCTATGATGTCCAGGATGACAGTGGCAAAACCACAACCAAGTGGAGCTCTTTGGATT GTGATGATTTGGAAACTATCATTAGGGGGCTTGATATCCATGCCTTCCTAGGAGACATGGAGAACAAGTCCATCACCAGCCTTGACTGTCTGACCAAAGCCCAGCTAGTGGAGGAATGTAGGAAGTTCCATCTGAGGTCGACAGGCACCAAGGACTTCCTACGTGCCACACTCAAGGATCATCTTGACCGCAACAACATAGTGTTTGAg CCATCGTCCACTCCCACTTGTGAGAAAACAGTTCTTAGCATATCAGAGCTGACACAAGTGTGGAAAAGTTTGATGGTCCTCACTGATGCTCTTGGGGCAAATCCTGGAGATGAAGCATATCTTCGAGCAGATGCTTTTCAAGAAAAGGCCCGCCAATGGGGAACCAAATTTAGAAAGGCCACATTTGATGAG GATGTAATTCCATATATACATG TTCTTGTTTATCATGTCCCCCAATTTTTGGAGATTCATGGCACGATCCACCAGTTCAATTGCCAGACAGTGGAAAAGAAAAACCACATGCAGAACAAGACATTCCACAGGGGTAGCCAGAAAGGGGGGAAAAATAGCAACTACACTGTACAG TCCCGTGTCATTCTCGGGTGTACGAAATTGGAGCTCATCGAACAGTGCATGTCGAATCAGCCACAATTCCTTATCCTCGGAGCAAAGAATGGGAAGCTTTTCTCTTGCTACCTCACTACTGTCGGGGTTCCCAGCATTCACGGCTAA